Proteins from a single region of Ignavibacteriales bacterium:
- the polA gene encoding DNA polymerase I: MKKKFVIIDAMALAYKAYFAFITRPLKTTKGEPTSAVFGFINQLLKILETNKPDYIAVAFDSKGKTFRHERYEKYKSSRAEMPEDLIPQIKRIKQVIEAFDIPVYILQGYEADDIIGTAVKKAEELGFEAFAITPDKDFNQLVTENIKIIKPGKSTDEIVLVDKAWIKEEFGFEPIQMIDYLSLVGDASDDIPGVAGIGPKGAIPLIQKYKSVEGIYQNIDAIEKAGIKQKLITGKENAFLSKELATIHTEVPIDFDFEKAAFTKPDIEKLNNLFIELEFRYFAQRLLKIFGEELKPQTKVNEKVSKEETKIENPETEVLKQEEIKSFNSKDVNYQLITEYKKAKELAEKLQHTSLFVFDTETDSLDSFDLNLAGVSFCLKKGEAFYIATNPFPDRSDLFSRDLSNRLHINDFIKIFKPIFEDEKIKKVCQNGKFDISVLRKYDIVVKNFFFDTMLASYAIDPDQKHGMDDLSVKYLNYQPIPLSNLIGLKKDPLKIFDVDLEKLSDYSCEDADITYHLFDILSREVEKDNLENLCFNVEFPLVNVLEDMEREGIKVDENFLKAFSKELQIQLDGLVENIWKIAGERFNINSPNQLQKILYDKLGLATGKKTKTGFSTDAKSLEVLQGEHEIIDLLMNYRQVQKLKSTYSDTLPEIIHPKTGRIHTSFNQTVASTGRLSSNNPNLQNIPIRTELGKEIRKAFVPRDKDYIILSADYSQIELRIMASICGDEGLCKAFREGEDIHRSTAALVFQVDPKDVNPDMRRKAKEVNFGILYGIGVFGLKTRLGVSQAHAKEIIDTYFKSFNKVKSYMDSAIAQAKEKGYAETLIGRRRYLRNINSNNHVVRSFEERAAINMPIQGTAADMIKIAMINIHNELIKRKAKTKMVLQVHDELVFDAHKDEIDTLRPIIKEIMETSFPLNVPVVVDTGVGNNWLDAH; encoded by the coding sequence ATGAAAAAGAAATTCGTAATCATAGATGCAATGGCATTAGCCTACAAAGCATACTTTGCTTTTATCACTCGTCCTTTAAAAACTACTAAAGGTGAACCGACATCGGCGGTATTTGGATTTATCAACCAGCTTTTAAAAATTCTTGAAACGAATAAACCTGATTATATAGCTGTGGCTTTTGATTCAAAAGGAAAAACATTCCGGCATGAACGTTATGAAAAATATAAATCATCGCGTGCAGAAATGCCGGAAGATCTTATTCCTCAGATTAAAAGAATAAAGCAGGTTATAGAAGCTTTTGATATTCCGGTTTATATCCTTCAGGGTTATGAAGCTGATGATATAATTGGTACTGCTGTTAAGAAGGCGGAAGAGCTGGGTTTTGAAGCATTTGCAATTACACCTGATAAAGATTTTAATCAATTAGTTACTGAAAATATAAAGATTATAAAACCAGGGAAATCCACTGATGAAATTGTGTTAGTAGATAAAGCCTGGATAAAAGAAGAATTCGGATTTGAACCGATCCAAATGATTGATTACCTGTCCCTTGTTGGTGATGCTTCTGATGATATTCCCGGTGTTGCCGGCATTGGTCCAAAAGGTGCAATACCATTAATCCAAAAATATAAATCGGTTGAAGGGATATACCAGAATATTGATGCAATTGAAAAAGCTGGTATTAAACAAAAGCTTATAACTGGAAAAGAGAATGCTTTTCTTTCAAAAGAGTTAGCTACGATACATACTGAGGTTCCAATTGATTTCGATTTCGAAAAAGCTGCTTTCACCAAACCAGATATTGAAAAGCTGAACAATTTATTCATTGAATTAGAATTCAGGTATTTTGCTCAACGACTTCTGAAAATTTTTGGCGAAGAATTGAAGCCGCAGACTAAGGTTAATGAAAAGGTTTCTAAGGAAGAAACTAAAATAGAAAATCCAGAGACAGAAGTTTTGAAGCAGGAAGAAATCAAATCATTTAATTCAAAAGATGTCAATTATCAATTGATAACTGAATATAAAAAAGCAAAAGAACTTGCAGAAAAATTACAACATACTTCACTTTTTGTTTTTGATACTGAAACAGACTCGTTGGATAGTTTTGATTTGAATCTTGCCGGAGTTTCTTTTTGTTTGAAAAAGGGTGAGGCATTCTATATCGCAACAAATCCGTTTCCTGATCGTAGCGATTTATTTTCACGTGATCTTTCTAACCGTTTACATATTAATGACTTCATCAAAATATTCAAACCGATATTTGAGGATGAGAAAATAAAAAAGGTTTGTCAGAATGGTAAGTTTGATATATCTGTTTTAAGGAAGTACGATATTGTTGTAAAGAATTTTTTCTTTGATACAATGCTGGCAAGCTACGCCATTGATCCAGATCAGAAACATGGAATGGATGACTTATCTGTGAAATACCTGAACTATCAACCTATTCCTCTTTCCAATCTAATTGGCTTAAAAAAAGATCCATTAAAAATTTTTGATGTTGATTTAGAAAAGTTATCCGACTATTCCTGTGAGGATGCTGATATTACTTATCATTTATTTGACATTCTTTCCAGGGAAGTTGAAAAAGATAATTTGGAAAATTTATGCTTCAATGTAGAATTTCCATTAGTAAATGTTTTGGAGGATATGGAAAGAGAAGGAATTAAAGTAGATGAAAATTTCCTTAAAGCATTCAGCAAAGAACTGCAAATACAGCTTGATGGACTTGTAGAAAATATCTGGAAGATTGCCGGTGAAAGATTTAATATCAATTCACCTAATCAATTACAGAAAATCCTTTATGATAAATTAGGACTTGCTACCGGTAAAAAAACCAAAACCGGTTTTTCCACCGATGCAAAATCCCTGGAAGTTCTTCAAGGTGAACATGAAATAATTGATCTGCTGATGAACTATCGACAAGTGCAAAAATTAAAATCTACTTACTCAGATACTCTTCCAGAAATAATTCATCCAAAAACTGGTAGAATACATACCAGCTTTAACCAAACTGTTGCATCTACCGGAAGACTGTCATCTAATAATCCCAATCTTCAGAACATACCGATCCGAACTGAACTTGGGAAAGAAATAAGAAAAGCATTTGTTCCAAGAGATAAAGATTATATCATTTTAAGTGCAGATTATAGTCAGATTGAATTAAGAATAATGGCAAGCATTTGTGGAGATGAAGGATTGTGCAAAGCATTCCGGGAAGGCGAAGATATTCACCGTAGCACTGCTGCATTGGTTTTCCAGGTTGATCCAAAAGATGTAAATCCTGATATGAGAAGGAAAGCTAAAGAAGTAAACTTCGGAATCCTTTATGGCATTGGAGTTTTTGGGTTAAAAACAAGACTTGGAGTTAGTCAAGCACACGCAAAGGAAATTATTGATACATATTTCAAATCCTTTAACAAAGTAAAAAGTTATATGGATTCGGCGATTGCACAAGCAAAAGAAAAAGGTTATGCAGAAACTTTAATTGGCAGAAGAAGATACCTTAGAAACATCAATAGCAATAACCACGTGGTGCGTTCGTTTGAAGAAAGAGCCGCCATAAACATGCCCATCCAGGGAACGGCTGCGGATATGATTAAGATTGCGATGATAAACATCCACAATGAACTTATTAAGAGAAAAGCTAAAACTAAAATGGTTCTTCAGGTACATGATGAACTTGTTTTTGATGCGCACAAAGACGAAATCGATACGCTCAGACCAATCATAAAGGAAATTATGGAAACTTCATTTCCACTTAATGTTCCTGTTGTTGTAGATACCGGCGTTGGCAACAATTGGCTGGATGCACATTAG